CGGTCAGGATCGGCAGCGTGTAGACACCGCCCGCGAAGCCCATGGCGAGCATCGCGAGATGGGTGGCAATCAGGATGACCCAGCGCCGCATCGGTTACACCAGCTCCAGTCCCTTCACGAGCTGATCGGCGTCGAGATGGAAGTCCGAGAATACGATGCGGCCGCCAGCGTCCATCACGGAGAACCAGGGCGTTCCCCGCGTGCGGTAGTCCTCCATGAAGGTGGGAAGCGTCGCGCCGGCAGGTGGCTCGTCCTGACCGAACGCGACAGGAAGCGCATACTTGAGCTGGTTCACGCGCAGCTTCTCGAAGGTGTTCTCATCCGCTCCTTCGAAGACGGTCTGGATCACCGCGAAGCCCACGCCCTTGGCGCTCAATGCACCATGCAACCTTTGTAGCGTCGGAAATCCATGCAAATGGCAGCCACGGCACCAGTGCTGGAAGGCGAAGAGGACTTTCGGGCCGGTGCCGAGATCCGACAGCTTGAGCGGCGCGATGCTTTCTCCATCCGCGCCAATCCATCTCTGCACCCGCAGCTCGGGGGCTTGTCGTTCGTCGACGCTCATCTGATCCTCCAATTCCGATGCAGAAGTCCGATGAGTGGTCGCGTGTGGCGATGGCACGCGAACCTCACCGCCTTGATCCCCTACAGGTTGTAGGATGCGAGTTCGCCGACCGATACCTCGTGGCCAGCCCCGCCGTTCTTCCGTCGGTGTGTCACCGCCGCCCCTCAATGACAAAGGCGCGATAGCGGGAACCGGCAAAACGGTGCGCAGCGATGGTTTGGTAGGCGGGGCTATGATACCAATCACGGGCGGCCTGCATCGTCGGGAACCGCAAAATTACGGCCCCTTCGACGGGCGGCCCCTCCAAATGCTCCATCGCGCCATAAGCGGCGAGAAAGGTTACGTCGTGGCCATCGAACGATGGGCCGACGCCTGCAGAATAGGTTGCGAGTTCTTCCGGATCGGTGGTTT
This genomic interval from Klebsiella sp. RHBSTW-00484 contains the following:
- a CDS encoding TlpA family protein disulfide reductase — its product is MSVDERQAPELRVQRWIGADGESIAPLKLSDLGTGPKVLFAFQHWCRGCHLHGFPTLQRLHGALSAKGVGFAVIQTVFEGADENTFEKLRVNQLKYALPVAFGQDEPPAGATLPTFMEDYRTRGTPWFSVMDAGGRIVFSDFHLDADQLVKGLELV
- a CDS encoding DUF1330 domain-containing protein — translated: MEAFVVFTREETTDPEELATYSAGVGPSFDGHDVTFLAAYGAMEHLEGPPVEGAVILRFPTMQAARDWYHSPAYQTIAAHRFAGSRYRAFVIEGRR